The following are encoded in a window of Lates calcarifer isolate ASB-BC8 linkage group LG20, TLL_Latcal_v3, whole genome shotgun sequence genomic DNA:
- the sdf2 gene encoding stromal cell-derived factor 2, with the protein MGKLNCAFHPRFLPTLLLLLSCIFTLSLGTELSFVTCGSVIKLLNLKHNVRLHSHDVRYGSGSGQQSVTGVTAVEDSNSYWSVRGTSDAFCHRGTPVKCGQTIRLTHVNTGRNLHSHYFASPLSSNQEVSAFGEEGEGDHLDEWTVQCGGSVWKREEAVRFRHKATDALLSVTGEQYGRPIHGQREVHAMPSPSQHSLWKAMEGIFMKPSESPAGSRDHTHPHTEF; encoded by the exons ATGGGTAAATTAAACTGTGCTTTTCATCCACGGTTTCTACCAAcccttttattattattatcctgtATATTTACGCTGTCACTCGGTACGGAACTGAGTTTTGTGACGTGCGGATCAGTCATTAAACTGTTAAATCTAAAGCACAATGTGAGACTACACTCGCACGACGTACGCTACGGGTCCG GCAGCGGGCAGCAGTCTGTAACAGGGGTCACCGCAGTGGAAGACAGTAACAGCTACTGGAGCGTTCGTGGAACGAGCGACGCCTTCTGCCATCGGGGCACCCCGGTAAAGTGCGGGCAGACAATCCGCCTCACTCACGTCAACACAGGCCGAAACCTGCACAGCCACTACTTCGCCTCCCCGCTGTCCTCTAACCAG GAGGTGAGTGCTTTTGGCGAGGAAGGCGAAGGGGACCACCTGGATGAGTGGACAGTTCAGTGCGGGGGATCTGTGTGGAAACGCGAGGAGGCCGTCCGCTTCCGTCACAAGGCCACTGATGCGCTGCTGTCTGTGACGGGGGAGCAGTACGGACGGCCGATCCACGGTCAGAGGGAAGTTCACGCCATGCCGAGCCCCAGCCAGCACAGCCTGTGGAAAGCCATGGAGGGCATCTTCATGAAGCCCAGCGAGAGCCCCGCGGGCAGCCGGGACCACACTCACCCCCACACAGAGTTCTGA